In Streptomyces rapamycinicus NRRL 5491, the genomic stretch GAGCGTGACGTTCACAGGCGTACGCCGTGCACTGCGTGTGATTGTGTGAGTGAGACCGCAAAAAGTCCTTCCAGTCGAACGTTTACCCTGGACTCCACCCACCGGAAGTACGGCTGTGACCGAGCCGACACCAAGGAATCAAAAAAAACTTTCCGGAAGGGGTTGTATCCGTCGCCGAGGTTTGCGAGTCTCTTCTTGGCGATCGGGACGGCCTTCTGAAAGGCCCCCTTGAGAGCCCGAACCCCCTCCTCATTCCACAGGACCGCACCAGCCCCAACTGGTTCGGCGGCCCTACGCTTGCGGGGGGATTCGTGAAAGCGTTCACATTCACAAGCAACGAGCCCGCAATACGAGGAGATGGAGCAGCCATGGACTGGCGTCACAACGCCGTTTGCCGCGAGGAAGACCCCGAGCTGTTCTTCCCCATCGGCAACACCGGTCCTGCGCTGCTGCAGATCGAGGAAGCCAAGGCCGTCTGCCGCCGCTGCCCCGTCATGGAGCAGTGCCTGCAGTGGGCGCTTGAGTCCGGCCAGGACTCCGGCGTCTGGGGTGGAATGAGCGAAGACGAGCGCCGCGCCATGAAGCGCCGTGCCGCTCGCAACCGGGCACGCAACGCCAGCGCCTGAAGCCCGGCACCCCGTGGCCCCCGAGCCGCAGCGCGTAGAACCCCCGATGCGCACAGCAAATTGAGCTTTGAGCCCCGGACCGGATGGGTCCGGGGCTCAGTGCTTTCCGGGCGCATTTCCACCCCGATAACGATGCGGACAACAATGCGCTCAGCACATCAGTGCTTCTCCGCACCCACCGGGAAGTCCAGCATCACCCGGGTGCCGCGCTCCGGGGCGGGCACCATGTCGAACGTCCCGCCCAGCTCGCCCTCCACCAGGGTGCGGACGATCTGAAGCCCCAGGTTTCCGGCCCGCTGGGGGTCGAACCCCTCGGGCAGTCCGCGCCCGTCGTCCTGGACGATCACCGAAAGCCGGCTCTCCTCACCGCCGCCCCCGCGCATCGCCGAGACCTCGACCGTGCCCTGCTCCCCCGGTCCGAAGCCGTGCTCCAGCGCGTTCTGCAGCACTTCGGTGAGGACCATGGACAGCGGGGTGGCCACCTCGGCGTCCAGGATGCCGAACCGCCCGGTGCGGCGGCCGGTCACCTTGCCGGGCGATATCTCGGCCACCATCGCGAGCACCCGGTCGGCTATGTCGTCGAACTCGACCCGCTCGTCGAGGTTCTGCGAGAGGGTCTCGTGGACGATGGCGATCGAGCCGACCCTGCGCACCGCCTCGTTGAGCGCCTCCCGCCCCTGGGCCGAGTCCATGCGGCGGGCCTGGAGCCGCAACAGGGCCGCCACCGTCTGGAGGTTGTTCTTCACCCGGTGGTGGATCTCCCGGATGGTGGCGTCCTTGGTGATCAACTCGCGCTCGCGGCGGCGCAGTTCGGTGACGTCCCGCAGCAGCACCAGCGAGCCGATGTGCAGCCCCTTGGGCTTGAGCGGGATGGCCCGCAGCTGGATGACCCCGTCGCCGCCCTCGACCTCGAACTCCCGGGGCGCCCAGCCGCTGGCCAGTTTGACCAGCGCCTCGTCCACCGGGCCGCGCACCGGGGCGAGTTCGGCGGTGGTCTTGCCCAGGTGGTGGCCGACGAGGTCGGCGGCGAGGCCCAGCCGGTGGTAGGCGGAGAGCGCGTTGGGGCTCGCGTACTGGACCACCCCGTCCGCGTCGAGCCGGATCAGCCCGTCGCCGGCGCGCGGTGAGGCGTCCATGTCGACCTGCTGGTTGGGGAACGGAAACGATCCAGCGGCGATCATCTGGGCGAGGTCGGACGCGCTCTGGAGGTAGGTGAGCTCCAGCCGGCTGGGGGTCCGTACGGTCAGCAGATTGGTGTTCCGCGCGATCACGCCGAGGACCCGGCTCTCCCGCCGGACCGGGATGGACTCCACCCGGACCGGCACCTCCTCGCGCCACTCGGGGTCGCCCTCCCGGACGATCCGGCCCTCGTCCAGGGCGGCGTCCAGCATGGGGCGGCGGCCGCGGGGGACGAGATGCCCGACCATGTCGTCCTGGTAGGAGGTGGGCCCGGTGTTCGGCCGCATCTGGGCCACGGAGACATACCGGGTGCCGTCGCTGGTGGGGACCCACAGCACAAGATCGGCGAAGGAGAGGTCGGAGAGCAGCTGCCACTCCGAGACCAGCAGGTGGAGCCACTCGAGATCGGAATCGTCGAGTGCGGTGTGCTGGCGGACGAGGTCGTTCATGGAGGGCACGTTGTGAGCCTACCCTCACTGGTCGATTAGCCTATTCGCGCATAAGCATGGACAGACAGCAGTGGTCTAGTCCAGAATATCGAGCACTGCGATCTTCCGCTCTCCCCGCACAGGAGGGCGGATCGAGGAACCCGGAGCGCTCTGCCCTGACCGCCCGGGAATCCTCAGGTCGGCCGCTCGGCCGACGCAACTCCGGGCTGCGGTGCCGGGCGGGTTGAGGGTCCTGCCCTGGCGCCGCGGCCCGCGGGTGTCACACATCCGCGGCCGCGGATGTCACACATGGCTCCCGCGCCTCTCGAAGGCCGCGGGAGCCTTTTCCGTCTGCCTCAGGTGTGCCTCAGGTGTGCCTCAGCGGGTCTCCGTCACCTTCGCCAGCGCCCGCGGCGCGTCCGGGTCCTGCCCGCGCGCGATCGTCACCTCGTACGCCAGCATCTGCAGCGGCAGGATCTCCAGGATCGGCTGGACCTCCTCGGCGACGCCGTCCGTCGGCAGGGCGAACCCCGCCGAGGCCCGCTCCACCTCCGACGCGCCGCCGATGACCACGAGGTCCGCACCCCGGCCGCGCAGCCGCTCCAGGACCGGCTGCAGCGCCTGGCCGCCCTTGCCCTCGGTGACGATGGCGATCACCGGCGAGATGTTGTCGACCATGGCCAGCGGGCCGTGCAGCAGATCGGCGCCGGAGTAGGAGAGCGCCGGGATGTAGCTGGTCTCCATCAGCTTCAGGGCGGCTTCCTTGGCGGTCGGGTAGCCGTAGCCCCGGGAGGTGAGGACCATCCGCTCGGCGAAGCGGTAGCGCGCCGCGAGCTGGCGGACCTCGTCCTGGCGGTCGAGGATCTGCTGGGCGAGGTCGGGCAGCACCTTGGCGGCCGCGCCGTCACCGCCGCGCAGCCCCTCCACGAAGAGGTAGAGGGCGAGCAGTTCCGCGGTGTAGGTCTTGGTCGCGGGCAGCGCCTTCTCCGGCCCGGCCAGGACGTCGATGTGGAATTCGGAGACGGCCGCGAGCGGCGAGTCGGCGTTGTTGGTCACCGCGAGGGTGATCGCACCGGCCGCGCGGGCGGCCTCGGTGGAGGCCACCAGGTCCGGGGAGCCGCCGGACTGGCTGACGGTGATCACCAGGACGTCGGTGAGGTCCGGCTGGGCGCCGTACGCGGTGGTGGTGGACATGGAGGTCAGCCCGCACGGCTTGCCGAGCAGTACCTCGAGCAGGTACTTGGCGTACAGCGCCGCGTTGTCCGAGGTGCCCCGGGCGGTGAGGAGGACGAAGCGCGGGTTGCGGGCGGCGATCCGCTCCGCGACCTCACGGATCCTCGGGGCGCCCTGGTCGAGGATGCGGCGCAGCACGGCGGGCTGCTCGGCCATCTCGCCGGACATGATCCGGCCCGGCTGGTCGCTGCGCTGGGCCGTCGTCGTGGCGGACATGCTGGGTGCCTCCAGGTGGCTGGTGTGCCGGGCTGGGCCGAGGGGCTGAGGAGTCAGTCCCCGGGGTGGTCACCGGCGCCGTTGCCGACGATCACTTCCGCGGCCGCCCGGCCACACACCCGGGCGGCGCCGTGGGTCGCGATGTGCAGCGCCCCGGCGGGCGGCGCCTGGGGCACCCCCATCTCCACGACGACCGTCTCCGGCCGGGCGGTGAGCAGGGCGTCCAGCGCGTCGGCCATCCAGGGGTGGCGGTGGACATCGCGGACCACAGCGACGATCCTACGGTCCCCCGCGGTGTCGAGCATATTTTCGATCAGGCCGTGGACGCCCAGGGTGTCGGCGTCCTGCCGCCCGTAGGTGGCGGCCCCGGTGCCGGGGCGCAGCCGGGCCAGTTCGGCGCCGACGCCCCAGGGGGTCTCCTCGCCGACGGCGATGTTGGCCACCGGGGTGAAGGCGGCCACGTAGACGGGTCCGGTCACCGGCTGGTAGGAGGTCCCGGCCGGGGTGACCCTGAGCGCCCGGCGCGCGGCGGCGAGCCCCACCCCCGCGGCGGGCTCGACGCCGTGCGCCGCGCGCGGTCCTCCGGAGCGCCGCGTCCACTCCCCCAGGGCGCGCACCCGCGCCGCCGCCTCGGCCAGTCGCTCCTCCGCCAGCCGCCCCTCGATGACGGCGGTGACCAGCGCGTCGCGCAGCCGCAGCACGGTGTCCTCGTCGGCGAGGCCGCCGCCCACGCAGATGGCGTCGGCGCCTGCGGCGATCGCCAGCACGCTGCCGCGTTCGATGCCGTACGCGTCGGCGATGGCCCGCATCTCCATGCCGTCGGTGACGATCATCCCGTCGAAGCCGAGTCCGCCGTCGGCGACGGGCCGGCGCAGCAGGCCGTGCAGCGCGGCGGGGCTGAGGGTGGCGGGCAGGTCGGGGTCGAGCGCGGGCAGCAGGATGTGCGCGCTCATCACGGCCTTGGTCCCGGCGGCGACGGCGGCGCGGAAGGGCATCAGCTCGCGGGCGGTCAGGGTGTCGAGACCGGCGTCGATGCGCGGCAGCGCGTGGTGGGAGTCGACGGCGGTGTCGCCGTGGCCGGGGAAGTGCTTGGTGCAGGCGGCCACTCCGGCGCTCTGGAGGCCCTCGATGTACGCGGCGGTGTGCCGGGCGACGAGCCCCGGCTCGGCGCCGAAGGAGCGCACGCCGATGACGGGGTTGCCGGGGTTGGAGTTGACGTCGGCGGACGGCGCCCAGTTGAGGTTGACGCCGCATTCGGCGAGGCGGCGGCCCAGCTCGCGGGCGACGGCGCGGGTCAGCTCCGGGTCGTCGACGGCGCCGAGCGCCAGGTTGCCGGGGAAGGAGGAGCCGGTGCGCACCTCCAGCCGGGTGACGTCGCCGCCCTCCTCGTCGATCGCCACCAGGACGTCGTCGCGCTCGGCGCGCAGCTGGGCGGTGAGGGCGCCCAGCTGCTCGGGAGTGGCGATGTTCCGGCCGAACAGGCCGACGGAGGCGAGCCCCTCGCCGAGCCGCCGCAGCACCCAGTCGGGGGCGGAGGTGCCGGTGAAGCCCGGCTGGAGAACGGTGAGAGCGTCACGGGTGAGGGTGGCCGAGTCGTGTGCGAGGGTCGTCATAAACCGGGATCATCCCTTCACAGCGCCGGAAGTGAGCCCACCGACCGCCTTGCGTTGCAGAAACAGGAAGAGAAGCAGGATCGGGATGGCGAACAGCGACGCCGCCGCCATGGTGGCACCCCAGTCGTCGCCGAAGGCGGTCTGGAAGCTGGACAGCCACAGCGGAAGCGTCTGGGCACCCGGGTCCTTGTTCAGGATGAGCACGAGCGGGAATTCGTTCCAGGCCGTGATGAAGCCGAAGAGCGAGGTGGCCATCAGGCCGGGGGCGAGCAGCGGGAAGATCACCCGGATGAACGCCTGCGGACGGGTGCAGCCGTCGACCATCGCCGACTCCTCCAGCTCCTTGGGGATCGCGGCCACATAGGCGCGGAGCGTGAGGATGGTGAAGGGCAGCACCATGACCATGTAGAACAGGGTGAGCGGAAGCAGGCTGTTCAGCATGTCGCCGTCGCGTACCAGCATGTAGATGGCGATGACCAGGACCTCCCAGGGCGCCATCTGGGCGATCATGAAGGTCAGCAGGAAGCCGCGGCGCCCCTGGAACCGCATCCGGGCGAGGGCGAACGACGCGAGCAGCGCGATCAGCAGGGAGAGGCCGACCGCCGAGAGGGTGACGGTGAGGGAGTTGCCCACCAGGGTCCAGAAGTTATCCGCGTCCACGGCCTTCTGGAAGTGTTCGAGGGTGACTCCGGTCGGGAACCACACCGGGTCCTCGGAGATGATGTCCGAGGTCGGCTTGAGGG encodes the following:
- a CDS encoding WhiB family transcriptional regulator, with translation MDWRHNAVCREEDPELFFPIGNTGPALLQIEEAKAVCRRCPVMEQCLQWALESGQDSGVWGGMSEDERRAMKRRAARNRARNASA
- a CDS encoding sensor histidine kinase; the encoded protein is MNDLVRQHTALDDSDLEWLHLLVSEWQLLSDLSFADLVLWVPTSDGTRYVSVAQMRPNTGPTSYQDDMVGHLVPRGRRPMLDAALDEGRIVREGDPEWREEVPVRVESIPVRRESRVLGVIARNTNLLTVRTPSRLELTYLQSASDLAQMIAAGSFPFPNQQVDMDASPRAGDGLIRLDADGVVQYASPNALSAYHRLGLAADLVGHHLGKTTAELAPVRGPVDEALVKLASGWAPREFEVEGGDGVIQLRAIPLKPKGLHIGSLVLLRDVTELRRRERELITKDATIREIHHRVKNNLQTVAALLRLQARRMDSAQGREALNEAVRRVGSIAIVHETLSQNLDERVEFDDIADRVLAMVAEISPGKVTGRRTGRFGILDAEVATPLSMVLTEVLQNALEHGFGPGEQGTVEVSAMRGGGGEESRLSVIVQDDGRGLPEGFDPQRAGNLGLQIVRTLVEGELGGTFDMVPAPERGTRVMLDFPVGAEKH
- a CDS encoding SIS domain-containing protein, yielding MSATTTAQRSDQPGRIMSGEMAEQPAVLRRILDQGAPRIREVAERIAARNPRFVLLTARGTSDNAALYAKYLLEVLLGKPCGLTSMSTTTAYGAQPDLTDVLVITVSQSGGSPDLVASTEAARAAGAITLAVTNNADSPLAAVSEFHIDVLAGPEKALPATKTYTAELLALYLFVEGLRGGDGAAAKVLPDLAQQILDRQDEVRQLAARYRFAERMVLTSRGYGYPTAKEAALKLMETSYIPALSYSGADLLHGPLAMVDNISPVIAIVTEGKGGQALQPVLERLRGRGADLVVIGGASEVERASAGFALPTDGVAEEVQPILEILPLQMLAYEVTIARGQDPDAPRALAKVTETR
- a CDS encoding glycoside hydrolase family 3 protein — protein: MTTLAHDSATLTRDALTVLQPGFTGTSAPDWVLRRLGEGLASVGLFGRNIATPEQLGALTAQLRAERDDVLVAIDEEGGDVTRLEVRTGSSFPGNLALGAVDDPELTRAVARELGRRLAECGVNLNWAPSADVNSNPGNPVIGVRSFGAEPGLVARHTAAYIEGLQSAGVAACTKHFPGHGDTAVDSHHALPRIDAGLDTLTARELMPFRAAVAAGTKAVMSAHILLPALDPDLPATLSPAALHGLLRRPVADGGLGFDGMIVTDGMEMRAIADAYGIERGSVLAIAAGADAICVGGGLADEDTVLRLRDALVTAVIEGRLAEERLAEAAARVRALGEWTRRSGGPRAAHGVEPAAGVGLAAARRALRVTPAGTSYQPVTGPVYVAAFTPVANIAVGEETPWGVGAELARLRPGTGAATYGRQDADTLGVHGLIENMLDTAGDRRIVAVVRDVHRHPWMADALDALLTARPETVVVEMGVPQAPPAGALHIATHGAARVCGRAAAEVIVGNGAGDHPGD
- a CDS encoding carbohydrate ABC transporter permease, giving the protein MKRSPLARLWPNATAVVLFLGFVFPVYWMFTTALKPTSDIISEDPVWFPTGVTLEHFQKAVDADNFWTLVGNSLTVTLSAVGLSLLIALLASFALARMRFQGRRGFLLTFMIAQMAPWEVLVIAIYMLVRDGDMLNSLLPLTLFYMVMVLPFTILTLRAYVAAIPKELEESAMVDGCTRPQAFIRVIFPLLAPGLMATSLFGFITAWNEFPLVLILNKDPGAQTLPLWLSSFQTAFGDDWGATMAAASLFAIPILLLFLFLQRKAVGGLTSGAVKG